In Sphingobium sp. MI1205, one DNA window encodes the following:
- a CDS encoding IS6-like element IS6100 family transposase: protein MTDFKWRHFQGDVILWAVRWYCRYPISYRDLEEMLAERGISVDHTTIYRWVQCYAPEMEKRLRWFWRRGFDPSWRLDETYVKVRGKWTYLYRAVDKRGDTIDFYLSPTRSAKAAKRFLGKALRGLKHWEKPATLNTDKAPSYGAAITELKREGKLDRETAHRQVKYLNNVIEADHGKLKILIKPVRGFKSIPTAYATIKGFEVMRALRKGQARPWCLQPGIRGEVRLVERAFGIGPSALTEAMGMLNHHFAAAA, encoded by the coding sequence ATGACGGATTTCAAGTGGCGCCATTTCCAGGGTGATGTGATCCTGTGGGCGGTGCGCTGGTATTGTCGCTATCCGATCAGCTATCGCGACCTTGAGGAAATGCTGGCGGAACGCGGCATTTCGGTCGACCATACGACGATCTATCGCTGGGTCCAGTGCTACGCCCCGGAGATGGAGAAGCGGCTGCGCTGGTTCTGGCGGCGTGGCTTTGATCCGAGCTGGCGCCTGGATGAAACCTACGTCAAGGTGCGGGGCAAGTGGACCTACCTGTACCGGGCAGTCGACAAGCGGGGCGACACGATCGATTTCTACCTGTCGCCGACCCGCAGCGCCAAGGCAGCGAAGCGGTTCCTGGGCAAGGCCCTGCGAGGCCTGAAGCACTGGGAAAAGCCTGCCACGCTCAATACCGACAAAGCGCCGAGCTATGGTGCAGCGATCACCGAATTGAAGCGCGAAGGAAAGCTGGACCGGGAGACGGCCCACCGGCAGGTGAAGTATCTCAATAACGTGATCGAGGCCGATCACGGAAAGCTCAAGATACTGATCAAGCCGGTGCGCGGTTTCAAATCGATCCCCACGGCCTATGCCACGATCAAGGGATTCGAAGTCATGCGAGCCCTGCGCAAAGGACAGGCTCGCCCCTGGTGCCTGCAGCCCGGCATCAGGGGCGAGGTGCGCCTTGTGGAGAGAGCTTTTGGCATTGGGCCCTCGGCGCTGACGGAGGCCATGGGCATGCTCAACCACCATTTCGCAGCAGCCGCCTGA